A window of Stutzerimonas stutzeri genomic DNA:
TAGTGCGTCTACCAATTCCGCCACCTGGGCACAAGAAACGATGATACTTGGCCGTTTCCGTGTTACAACGTCTGCCAGACATTGTGGGCGCGAACTATACGGCTGAGGTATAGCCTTGTAAACCCCTGATGGTGAAAAATAATTTGCGTGAAAGCTGCCGTCCGGCAGCGATTCGCGCTTCAATAGAAAAAGGGCGTTCTGGCCCTATAAATGAATGAAAGGTGACATCTCTTAATGGCCGATTGGCAATCCCTCGATCCCGAGGCCGCTCGTGAAGCGGAAAAGTACGACAACCCTATCCCCAGTCGCGAGCTGATTCTCCAGCATCTCGGTGAGCGTGGCTCGCCGGCGGCCCGCGAAGAGCTGGTTGAAGAGTTCGGGCTCGTGTCCGAAGAAGATATCGAAGCGCTGCGTCGCCGTTTGCGCGCGATGGAGCGCGATGGCCAGCTGATCTACACCCGGCGCGGCACTTATGCCCCGGTAGACAAGCTGGACCTGGTCTGTGGTCGCGTCAGTGGTCATCGCGATGGTTTCGGATTTCTGATACCCGACGATGGCAGCGACGATCTGTTTCTCAGTCCTGCGCAGATGCGTTTGGTCTTCGACGGTGACCGCTCTCTGGCCCGCGTGGCCGGCCTCGATCGACGCGGGCGTCGCGAAGGCGCGATCGTTGAAGTGATCAGTCGCGCGCATGAAAGCATCGTCGGTCGCTACCACATCGAAAGCGATGTTGGTTTCGTCATTCCCGATAATCCGAAGATCCAGCAGGAAGTGCTGGTGACGCCGGGTCGGGCGCTGGATGCCAAGCCAGGTCAGTTCGTCGAGGTGAAGATCACGCACTGGCCGACCCAGCGCTTCCAGCCGCAGGGCGACATCGTCGAGGTGATCGGCAATTACATGGCGCCGGGCATGGAAATCGATGTAGCCCTGCGCAGCTTCGATATCCCGCATGTTTGGCCGGAAGCGGTGCTGAAGGAAGCTTCCCGGCTCAAGCCCGAGGTGGACGAAAAGGACAAGCACAAGCGCGTTGATTTGCGCCATCTGCCGTTTGTGACCATCGACGGTGAGGATGCGCGGGATTTCGACGATGCCGTCTATTGCGAAAAGCCGGGTGGCTGGAAACTGCTGACTGGCGGTTTCCGCCTATACGTCGCCATTGCTGACGTTTCGCATTACGTCAAAGTCGACTCGGCGCTCGACAAGGAAGCGGTGGTTCGCGGTAACTCGGTGTATTTTCCCGAGCGGGTGGTGCCGATGCTGCCCGAGCAGCTGTCCAATGGGCTCTGCTCGTTGAATCCGCAGGTCGATCGCCTGGCGATGGTTTGTGAAGTCACCCTGAGCAAATCGGGGAAGATGACCGACTACCAGTTCTACGAGGCGGTGATCCACTCCCATGCACGTCTGACCTACAACAAGGTCAGTGCCATGCTCGAACAGCCCAAGTCCGCCGAAGGCAAGCGCTTGAGTGCCGAGTACGCCGAAGTGCTGCCGCATCTCAAGCAGCTCTATTCGCTGTACAAAGTCCTGCTCAAGGCGCGTCACACTCGCGGAGCGATCGACTTCGAGACGCAGGATACGCGTATCGTCTTCGGCGCCGACCGCAAGATCGCCGAGATCAAGCCCACCGAGCGCAACGATGCGCACAAGCTGATCGAGGAGTGCATGCTCTGCGCCAACGTCGCCACGGCGGAGTTCCTGCAGAAACATGAGATTCCAGCGCTGTATCGTGTCCACGATACCCCGCCGTTGGAGCGCCAGGAAAAACTGCGCGCATTCCTTGGTGAGCTTGGTCTTTCGTTGCACAAGGGCAAGGATGGTCCAACGCCGAAGGATTATCAGGCGTTGCTGGAGCAGATCCAGGGGCGCCCGGATTTCCATGTGATCCAAACGGTGATGCTGCGCTCGTTGAGCCAGGCGGTGTATAGCGCCGAGAATCACGGTCACTTCGGATTGAATTACGAGGCCTACGCGCACTTCACCTCGCCGATCCGGCGTTATCCAGATCTGCTGGTGCATCGGGCCATTCGTAGCGTCATCCGTTCTCGTCGTGATACGCCGCACGTGCGCCGCGAAGGCGCAAGCAGCATGCCCAAGGCGCGCATCTATCCGTACGACGAAGCGGCTCTGGAGCAGTTGGGCGAGCAGTGC
This region includes:
- the rnr gene encoding ribonuclease R encodes the protein MADWQSLDPEAAREAEKYDNPIPSRELILQHLGERGSPAAREELVEEFGLVSEEDIEALRRRLRAMERDGQLIYTRRGTYAPVDKLDLVCGRVSGHRDGFGFLIPDDGSDDLFLSPAQMRLVFDGDRSLARVAGLDRRGRREGAIVEVISRAHESIVGRYHIESDVGFVIPDNPKIQQEVLVTPGRALDAKPGQFVEVKITHWPTQRFQPQGDIVEVIGNYMAPGMEIDVALRSFDIPHVWPEAVLKEASRLKPEVDEKDKHKRVDLRHLPFVTIDGEDARDFDDAVYCEKPGGWKLLTGGFRLYVAIADVSHYVKVDSALDKEAVVRGNSVYFPERVVPMLPEQLSNGLCSLNPQVDRLAMVCEVTLSKSGKMTDYQFYEAVIHSHARLTYNKVSAMLEQPKSAEGKRLSAEYAEVLPHLKQLYSLYKVLLKARHTRGAIDFETQDTRIVFGADRKIAEIKPTERNDAHKLIEECMLCANVATAEFLQKHEIPALYRVHDTPPLERQEKLRAFLGELGLSLHKGKDGPTPKDYQALLEQIQGRPDFHVIQTVMLRSLSQAVYSAENHGHFGLNYEAYAHFTSPIRRYPDLLVHRAIRSVIRSRRDTPHVRREGASSMPKARIYPYDEAALEQLGEQCSMTERRADEATRDVVNWLKCEFMKDRVGETFPGVITAVTGFGLFVELTDIYVEGLVHVTAMPGDYYHFDPLHHRLSGERSGRSFRLGDSVEVRVMRVDLDERKIDFELIGGGTKSAPGQRDGEGRSREPGNADVRKSRELKKALLAEGKGGRKSKGEKATGSKSRSGAAKSKPAVKSGEKPSGTSGAPRKRKAKS